One Aegilops tauschii subsp. strangulata cultivar AL8/78 chromosome 7, Aet v6.0, whole genome shotgun sequence genomic window carries:
- the LOC141026812 gene encoding uncharacterized protein: MDTKMEIHSGASCTKRARLAPPATASSGGLEVAVGSGEEEQSGPDRISDLPDAILGEVIYRLSNREGIRTQSILSSHVGAVLRLCISACYLQCRPSTVHAWLESPRLNNLQIPDHYVEVLELPLVKRLLLVEVDISDFSLQSMIKSSCPTLECLLLVCNRERHRIKINSPNLVSIGMRGEKGEFIIEDAPSLQRLIHDILSNNMEVFIASAPKLKTLGKFRISLGSTGLMGLATVSLSTMRQSVKTLFLAMSYEVDLVIHLLTCLPNLENLFVEVMILTPNEKLISEDSFLMVQEIFGVTSTMHFSKNTSFI, encoded by the exons ATGGACACGAAGATGGAGATCCACTCCGGTGCGTCATGCACCAAGAGGGCGAGGCTCGCGCCACCGGCGACGGCCTCCTCCGGTGGTTTGGAGGTAGCGGTTGGAAGCGGCGAGGAAGAGCAGTCTGGTCCGGACCGCATCAGCGACCTTCCGGACGCCATCCTCGGTGAGGTCATCTACCGTCTCTCCAATAGGGAGGGAATCCGCACCC AGTCCATCCTCTCCAGCCATGTGGGCGCAGTTCTCCGCCTTTGTATATCGGCGTGCTACCTCCAATGCAGACCTTCTACTGTCCACGCCTGGCTTGAGTCCCCCAGATTGAACAATCTCCAG ATACCAGACCATTATGTAGAGGTACTTGAACTACCACTGGTCAAGAGACTTTTGCTTGTTGAGGTTGATATATCAGACTTCTCGTTGCAAAGCATGATCAAGTCTAGTTGCCCTACACTCGAGTGCCTGCTGCTTGTTTGCAATAGAGAAAGGCATCGGATCAAAATAAattcgcctaaccttgtaagcatCGGCATGCGTGGTGAGAAAGGAGAATTCATCATCGAGGATGCCCCCTCACTTCAAAGGCTGATCCACGATATCCTGAGCAATAACATGGAGGTATTCATCGCCTCTGCACCTAAACTGAAGACATTGGGCAAATTCAGGATCTCGCTTGGCTCCACAGGTCTTATG GGTTTGGCGACGGTCAGCCTATCTACAATGCGGCAATCTGTCAAAACCTTGTTTTTGGCCATGTCTTATGAAGTGGACCTAGTCATTCACTTGCTTACGTGCCTTCCAAATCTGGAGAACTTGTTTGTTGAGGTGATGATTCTCACGCCCAATGAAAAGCTCATATC GGAGGATTCGTTCCTGATGGTGCAAGAAATATTTGGCGTCACAAGCACCATGCATTTCTCAAAGAACACATCATTCATTTAA